One Nicotiana sylvestris chromosome 12, ASM39365v2, whole genome shotgun sequence genomic window carries:
- the LOC104230016 gene encoding uncharacterized protein codes for MDNGDKRWMGLRRSTDEYIQGVNKFLDKAFERASQGNQILCPCKVCANCFWHHRNVVEDHLIINGFVHGYNKWVFHGEGFSSRKTLCLRSNDEGSDMYDDIDGLLHDTFRNVEDDLGHEGVRDGPSEDAKRFFMLVEEGKEELYPGCENFSKLGFTIRLYLFKCIHGISNVAFTDLLELLKEAFPFAQLPESFYKATSMIKDLGLHYEKIHACPNDCMLFWNEYVNVDTCSVCGSSRWKNVVNVLTNKNTKTPAKVLRYFPLKPRLQRIFMCPETAEAMRWHATERPNDGNIRHPADGDAWKEFDS; via the coding sequence ATGGATAACGGAGATAAAAGGTGGATGGGCCTTCGAAGGTCAACTGATGAGTACATACAAGGAGTGAATAAATTTCTTGATAAAGCATTTGAACGAGCTTCCCAAGGAAATCAAATATTATGCCCTTGTAAAGTGTGCGCTAATTGTTTTTGGCATCATAGGAATGTGGTGGAAGACCACTTGATTATTAATGGTTTTGTTCATGGATACAATAAATGGGTTTTCCACGGGGAAGGATTTTCCTCGAGAAAGACTCTATGCCTAAGAAGTAATGATGAAGGTTCTGACATGTATGACGATATTGATGGATTACTTCATGATACATTTCGAAATGTCGAGGATGATTTGGGACATGAAGGAGTGAGGGATGGACCATCAGAAGATGCAAAAAGATTCTTTATGTTAGTAGAAGAAGGGAAAGAAGAATTATATCCAGGGTGTGAAAATTTCTCCAAATTAGGTTTTACAATTCGGTTGTACTTGTTTAAATGCATTCATGGGATAAGTAATGTGGCATTCACAGACTTGTTGGAGTTGTTAAAAGAGGCATTTCCATTTGCTCAGCTACCCGAGTCTTTCTATAAGGCAACAAGCATGATAAAAGATTTGGGTCTTCATTATGAAAAAATACATGCATGTCCTAATGATTGCATGTTATTTTGGAATGAATATGTAAATGTAGATACTTGTTCTGTGTGTGGGTCTTCTAGATGGAAGAATGTTGTTAATGTATTGACTAATAAAAACACCAAAACCCCTGCAAAAGTCTTAAGGTACTTTCCATTAAAGCCTCGGCTTCAAAGGATATTCATGTGTCCCGAAACAGCTGAAGCTATGAGATGGCATGCCACTGAACGACCGAATGATGGAAATATAAGACATCCTGCTGATGGTGATGCTTGGAAGGAATTCGACTCCTAG
- the LOC104230015 gene encoding uncharacterized protein yields the protein MDTKEDIWEYTKDKYDIPKAAKKYTLESVQAAWRKHKSKLKKDHFDPYRSDETRMEHIPEDVPVSQFKELLRYWNSEKLQRMSITNIENRKNLKNPHTAGKRSFALVRSKLEKDKETSNPLSAKEVFVATRKRKVGRSYKSSDEDTTSKIVEMEEVEAQQNENGNESVEAFASVMGPEYSGRLRLYGRGVTRTSLRGKVGYFEPSSNTSNSIQKLEEKIQRMEEKLRNKRN from the exons ATGGACACAAAAGAGGATATATGGGAATATACCAAG GATAAATATGATATTCCTAAAGCTGCAAAAAAATATACTTTGGAATCAGTTCAAGCTGCCTGGAGAAAGCATAAGAGTAAATTGAAAAAAGATCACTTTGACCCCTATAGAAGTGATGAAACTCGAATGGAACATATCCCTGAAGATGTTCCAGTTTCTCAGTTTAAGGAACTCCTTAGGTATTGGAACTCTGAGAAACTCCAG AGAATGTCTATAACTAACATTGAGAATCGGAAAAATTTGAAGAATCCTCACACTGCTGGAAAAAGAAGTTTTGCTTTAGTTCGCTCTAAGTTG GAAAAAGACAAGGAAACTTCGAATCCTTTATCAGCAAAGGAAGTCTTCGTTGCTACAAGAAAACGAAAAGTTGGGCGATCATACAAGTCCTCGGATGAAGATACAACTAGTAAAATT GTTGAAATGGAGGAAGTTGAAGCACAACAAAACGAAAATGGCAATGAGTCCGTAGAGGCATTTGCATCTGTCATGGGACCTGAATATTCGGGACGTCTGAGATTGTATGGACGAGGGGTTACAAGAACTTCTTTGAGAGGGAAAGTAGGATATTTTGAACCATCTTCAAATACTtcaaattctatacaaaaattgGAGGAGAAGATACAAAGAATGGAGGAAAAATTGAGGAACAAAAG GAATTGA